Proteins from a genomic interval of Zingiber officinale cultivar Zhangliang chromosome 2A, Zo_v1.1, whole genome shotgun sequence:
- the LOC122039870 gene encoding NAC transcription factor 32-like, protein MKLLRDQELCSAVVDMRAGEGDGHEHDLVMPGFRFHPTEEELIEFYLRRKVEGRRFNIDLIAFLDLYSYDPWELPEMARIGEKEWYFYVPRDRKYRNGDRPNRVTRSGYWKATGADRMVKGEAPQRPIGLKKTLVFYRGKAPKGVRSSWIMNEYRLPHTTADHPHHFHHIHKTEISLCRVYKRAGVEDHCQLPGTLNPNKKHPPPPPPQPPPPLPAAALLHSSTPPKPPEICSDLPSLPIIYESMTAAASVANSLSSTASMEEDTSSLAQYHSVKPPFHLPASADQLDGAMGYRNNGESLPTMLQPLHEQIVLPPLNQYLSLPMISEKLWEWWNCNPNPTVSDAGKDFTGFK, encoded by the exons ATGAAGCTTCTCCGCGATCAAGAACTGTGCTCGGCGGTGGTAGATATGCGGGCCGGAGAAGGCGACGGGCACGAGCACGACCTGGTGATGCCAGGGTTCCGGTTCCACCCGACCGAGGAGGAGCTCATCGAGTTCTACCTCAGGAGGAAGGTCGAGGGGAGGCGCTTCAACATCGACCTCATCGCCTTCCTCGACCTCTACAGCTACGACCCATGGGAACTCCCCG AGATGGCGAGGATCGGGGAGAAGGAGTGGTACTTCTACGTGCCGCGGGACCGCAAGTACCGGAACGGCGACCGGCCCAACAGGGTGACCCGGTCGGGCTACTGGAAGGCCACCGGGGCCGACCGGATGGTCAAGGGGGAGGCCCCCCAGCGCCCGATCGGGCTGAAGAAGACTCTCGTGTTCTACAGAGGGAAGGCGCCAAAGGGAGTCCGGAGCAGCTGGATCATGAACGAGTACCGCTTGCCTCACACCACTGCAGATCATCCTCATCACTTCCATCACATTCACAag ACTGAAATTTCACTCTGCCGCGTGTACAAAAGAGCTGGAGTGGAAGATCACTGCCAACTTCCCGGAACCCTAAACCCCAACAAAAAgcaccctcctcctcctcctcctcagccGCCGCCGCCACTGCCGGCGGCAGCCCTACTACATTCTTCGACACCACCAAAACCGCCAGAAATTTGCAGCGACTTACCATCGCTGCCCATCATATACGAGTCGATGACAGCCGCCGCCTCGGTAGCAAACTCACTGAGCTCGACTGCATCCATGGAGGAAGACACCAGCTCACTAGCTCAGTACCATTCCGTTAAGCCACCATTCCATCTCCCCGCTTCCGCTGATCAGCTCGACGGGGCAATGGGCTACCGCAACAACGGCGAAAGCTTGCCGACGATGCTGCAGCCGCTTCATGAGCAAATAGTGCTGCCTCCCCTCAACCAGTACTTGTCCTTGCCCATGATCTCAGAGAAGCTGTGGGAGTGGTGGAATTGTAACCCTAACCCTACTGTCTCAGATGCTGGTAAGGACTTCACAGGCTTCAAGTGA